CTGCTTCCGCGGGGAACGCCACGGCGGTTTCAAGCTTTGCTGCGGCCGCGAGGCCCGAGGCGGGGCGGACAGAACCGGCGGCGAAGCGGGCACGCACCGCGTCAGAGCTGTCATCGGCAGGGAGGGCTCCCGAGGACCTGAGGCGAGGACGCCGCCCCGGCGGAAGGCAAGGATATCCGCGACGTCCGCCTCGGCAGCTTCACCGATGACGCACACCGTGTAGCGGAGGAGTGGGACTGCGTAGGAGACACGCACGCGACAGACCAGCCGCAGTGGTGAAACCGAGCGCCCTGGTGTTTCCAGTGCATCCGAGATGCTGCGCCACGATGACAGTCGCCGGCGGGTGTGACCTGCAGGGTAGCCGCGTCCATCACAGTAGCGTCCAGATGCGTCGACCTCGACCGGCGACACGCGGACCCGTGCCGCCCCATGCTACGCTTTTCTCTGAAAAATTGTAGCTCAACTATATAGTTCTTTGAAGAAACGTCCGCACAACCTCTGTTATTTCAGAAAATGTACCTGAACATGCTGAAGCTTTTGCATTGAGATTTGCTATATTGTTAGTGTTGGAGTTGTGCAACTCTCCTGTGGTGATTGTTCGGTGGCAATGGACAAACTGAAAATCTGAAGCATCTCGTTGTAGATTGTGTCATGAGCTCAAGAGATATCAAAGTGATGTGTAGTCGCTTGCCTAACTGAATGTTCCAGCTTGCTGTAACCAAATTTTGCTGTAACACAGTGTACAAGTTAGCTGCGTCCATCACAGTAGCGTCTAGATGCGTCGACCTCGAGCGGAAACATGCGGAAGCGTGCTGCCCCATGCTACACTTTCTCTGAAAAATTGTAGCTCAACTATACAGTTCTCTGAAGAAACGTCCGCACAACCTCTGTTATTCAGAAATGCACCTGAACATGCTAGCTCGATCATAAGGGTTGTGTGATGTCTGGCTGGGGCTTGTCCCTCTGTTTGTTTCTAAATTTGCTTGTAAAGACTGTAATTTGGGCCCATGTACATGTGTCTAGCTACAAAAGAGATTAAGATTGATTGGGTGGTGGACTCGTTGCAAAAATCCGTGTGTAGGAGGCAAAAGAATGTGAATACAGAACTTCAGAATTCTTGCGCAGTTTCAGCTTGATAAAATGTTGGCATGAAGCCCATAAACTAACATCTTTGTAGAGTTTTGCACGGTTCAACTTGATAAAATATTGGCACAATGCCAATTCAGAAATCACGCAATACATGAACTTGTTCAATGTAGTTCACCAGAACAAGCAACTAGCAATGTTTCTCTATAGATAAAGAAAAATCAGTAGCAGGTAACAAAAGGAGTTCTCAAAGAACGACATTGAAGCTCTCAAATAGATAATGCTCATGCTCTTAAAGGCGCCGCTCTTAGAAGCCCAAAAGATAAAGTTGATCTCTCAGAAGATAATGCTGAAGCTTTGAACTCCATCTTCAAGTACACCAAAATAAAAGCAACTGGGTGCCTCGAATCAAATAAAAGAAGCTGCACATAGACATGAACACAACTGTTAGTATTGCACAAATGAATTCTGAAATAGTAATCATTCTGTTTGTATGACAACTACCTCTACATTTCTTTGCTCTTGTTAGGGCATGTACGACTATCATGGAAACCAACTTGCTTGCACGCCTTGCATGTGCGAGGCTTTTTGGGTCCTGCAGCAGTTTTCTTCCCCTCTCCATTCTTATTTTGCTTTCCTTCCCCATCCTTATTTTGCTTCCCTTCCCCACCCTTGTCTAAGTGTCCCTTAATTCTTTTGCATCTTCCCTTTGTGTGGACATCAGTTGGTGGATGGATTTCAACTTCACCGGGCATAGTACAACCAATGTATGCCTCAAATTCATCTTATCTACTAGGATTATTGGCTGTAACCTTTTGAGATAAATTTCTTTTCATTCCAAGGAGACCATCTCTCAATGCTTCCAATTCTTGAGGAGAGTGCTCCGCCAACCTGATTGTGTCATCCAATGTTTGGTGTATCTCTGAAATCATTTTTCGCTTTGCCAAATCTAGAGAACTACTCTCATTTTCTTCAAGTAAGTTACCATAGCTGTCATATAGGGCTCTCCTATTAACTGTTTTCTTCCACCTATCCAAAATGAACTGACTAGGGAGCTCATTCAACTTTGCACCTCTCAAAACCATGATAATATGTCGGCATGGAATTCCACGTGTCTCAAATAACATGCAAGAGCAGTGAGCGCTCATGGTTGATGTGTTGAATTGAACTTCTCTAGACTTGGAAGAGCAGTCACCACCTACAACCGTGGTTTTCACATCACCTTCTTGCGATATGCTTTCAATCAAGCAATGTTCTCTAGCTGCACGCACTTCCTTCTGAAAAGCTTTGAAAACCTCATGGGTGAAGTACATGCTAGCATGCTTCTCGATCTCCCAGGATGTAATCAGAGGAGGCATGGAACTGAGGCAATCATGGTCAGCCTTGAGTTCATTTTGACGCTGTTCCTCTAGGGCTGTACCAATCCTAATCCAAAAATCCACCAAAGCATGCTTGTAACCAATAAAGTGGTTGAAGAATGAGTTAGCGCTCTCTGACCTTGAAGTGGTTCTCAGAATTTCACCCATGAATACACCTTTGAAATAGGCCGGTATCCATGACTTACAAATTTCATATCTCCTAGCAAACCATGTGTTTTCCTCAAGTCCAAATTCAGAAATCATGGAAGACCACTTAGCCTCAAATTCAGTTGGATTTTCAGATCCCCATATACATGAGTTAACTGAACTGTAGAAATGTTCATCCTCTCTCAGTGGAGGACCAACCTTTTCTGGAAGCTTTCTCATTATATGCCACATGCATAACCTATGGACGGTGTTCGGCATAACTTCATCAAGGGCAGCCTTCATACTAGCATCTTCATCAGTTACTATAAGCCTCGGTGCTACACCATCCATTGCTTTCAAGAATGTTTCGAACACCCATTTATATGACTCTATCTTCTCATCAACAATCAAGGCGGCACCATAGAAAACTGATCCCATATGGTGGTTTATTCCTGTGAAAGGACAAAATATCATCTTATACTGATTGGTGCTATATGTGGAGTCAAAAGACACCATTTCGCCAAATAAAGCATAATTCTTCCGACAAAAAGCATCTGCCCAAAAGACACGCGCCAGTCGGTTTTTATCATCAAGAACATAGTCAAAGAAGAATCCTGGGTTGATTTTCTTCCTCTTTCTAAGGTTGTCAATGAACATTTGAGCATCTGTATCTTTGAAGGTGCTTTGCATGTCGCGGTGATAGTTTTGCAAGTCTCTCTTTGTGCACCCCACGAACTGGAATCCGCCCTCACCAACACGAAGCAATCGGAAGGCCCCAGATGTGCCAATGCTAGCTGCATGACATGTGAATAGTGTGGTCTTGGCCTTCTCGCTGACTTCTCTGTTAGACTTGATTAAATGCTGCTTGCTAGGTGTGACAAATTCATGGGTGTGTTCTTCTTGAAAATATGACATACAATATTTGCCATCCTGCATATGCTTGACAGTTATCATGGCCTCACAACCACATCTAGTAATCTTTCTTGAATGTGTTCTTGTCTTCTCTCCCTTCGGATCcttcttttgttcctcctcctTTATTGTTCGGAAACCTGCTTTGCAGCAAAGAAATCTCCTCCAGACCACCACATTATCTACGGTCCTTTTCTGCCCAATTCGAACTGAAAATCCAACACTGTGTGCATAAGCCTTGTAAAACTTCTCGACAGCTTCCATACTCTCGAATGTCTTACCTACAACCGGCTTTAAGTTCTCATCACAGTCGGGTGTACATGATGAACCCTAAAAAAATTAAAACTCGTTACTCATACAAGCTAGTGATTGTTAGAGAAATCTGACCGAAATTATGGTGATAATGATACTCACACAAAATGGGCCACTTGTAGCTCTCTTTTTTGGTGTACTGAAGTTGTCTAGATTGATCGGAGGAGGATGGATTTCCATATCATGACTCCCTTGATCATTGCCAATATCGAATTCATGCTCAATCTGTGATGCAACATCATGGGTGTTAGCATGTTCAGTTCGTATAAACAAAGAAACAGTCATCAAATATGCATATTCTATACAGTATATGTACCgttgcatgatcatctcatactcTAATTTTCTAGTACGTCTAGTGCTGATGCAGATATGTTTTTTTGGCACAAATCCTTGTCAAGCATCAGTCTATTTTTTCATCTAATGCGCCATAACTTGAGAGTACGAGACGATGAATGTTACCTAGTGATCAATCGATGGTTTATGCTCACGTAACAGCTTACCTCTGCATGGCTAGGAAGAGCCGGAGGCATGTCAGGGGAAATAGGGGTGTCAGTCACGAGCGATGGTGTTGAGTACTCTGAAGATTTAGACGCAACTGGCGAAGGGTGTGTAGCCAACGGAGGCCCTTTCACGACCGACAGCGTTGAGTACTCTGAAGGTTGAGACACAACCGGCAAAGGGTGAGCAGCCAATGGAGGCCCTGTCACGACAGATGGAGGGAAGATCATGGCTTCAGTCGCCACGGGCGGAGGATGAGCTGTAGCCGACAGAGGGCCCGTCGCTGCCGTCGGAGGGAAGGACATAACTCGAGTCGCCACCGGCGGAGGATGAGCCACAGCGGACGGAGGGCCTGTTGCTGCCATCGGAGGGATCATCGTTGACGTCTAAAGGCAAGGGCTCACGGCCGCCGAAACGTGATTCTCCATGGCGGCGTGTAAGATTGAAACGTAAACCTATCATAGGGACACTCACGAAGGATTTTTTCCACCTTGATGGTGAACAAGCCAGGGGGTTTTCTGCTAATTGTGTTTAAGTGGATCATTAGAGATCCCACCTTTGATCAGTGTCGTTCGTTATAGATCTGATGGACCACGTGAGAATTTTCAGATTTTCACTGAGTACCTATTTTCACATGATACTTCGCCTTTTATAAAAGGAAAACGACAATGGCATAAAATTTATCTGAGAAGGCAACGTATCCAAAGTAAAATTCTGTTGCTACTCTTTTACTAATGATGAAAACAAACAGGAGGCTGTTCACAGGTTCGTACGAAGCCACATGAGCTCATCATGACCGGGCCAGCAGAGCCCGGGCCGTCGCCCTTGGCCGGTCGCCGCTGGTAAGGGAAGGCGCCGATCTCCCCTTCGATCCTGCCCCTGACGTCGACGAGCAGGCAGCGGAGCCTGGCCGCCTCGGCCTCGAGCGCGGCGTGGTCCTGGACCTTCTTGGTGAGCTGCTCGTTCATAGCCCTCAGACGGGCCGCCTCCTCCTGCAGCACCGCCGTgtgctccttcttcttctcgcGGTACTTGCGCACGGCCGCCCGGTTGCCCGAGGGGCGGCGCTTCTTGCTCCGGGAGGTGGCGTGGGCGTCCTCCGGCTCGGTGGGGGAGTCGGCGGCAGcgtcggaggaggcggaggcggcgaacTTGGAGTGGACGTGGTGGCAGGTGTGGGTGTGGGGGAGGTGGTGGGCGGGCGGGTTGCAGGTGTGGGTGTGGGTGCAGCACGCGAGGTGCTCCGCCGTGCCCCCGAGCAAGTCGTCGAAGTAGCTGCCCATGGACATGGAGGAGAAGTCCAGGTCCCCGTCGTCCATGGCCGCGATTTGCAGCGACCAGGAGACGCTTAATTAGCCTGCGTGCTCACGTGACGCTTGCATTTGTTTCTTATTTTTTCGCAGAAAGTGTCGACATGATGGGAAATACTTCAACGTGGACCAGAGGAAGCCACTACCGTTAAAAAAAAACGCCAGCGATTTATTCATCTATTTTTGAGAAAAATTCACTCCAGGTCCTCGTACTCGTCGCGTTGGCCGATTTAGTCCTTGTACTTAGAAATACCCAAAATACAGTCCTCAAACTTGTCTCAGGTGGTCATCTACGGTCCAATATACGTTTTCTTCTATGTACGTGCTGATTTGGCGGTTGACTGGCATGTCTACGCGGGCTTTGACCGCCAGCTCATCACCAAACGCTCTGGGCCGATCCATTCGGGGGaatgcgggaggggggggggggtcttttgcAAAATCACCAGGGAATAAAACATTAGCCCACCTGGTCGGACCAGACCGACCAGACCGAGTCGCTCTGCTCCCTTCCCCTGCTCTGCTCCCCCGTTCGTCGTCGCTGCCGAGGTGCGacctcgagctcgccggcgtggCCGACTGTGGCGACGACCGCCATGAGCTCGTCATCGGCCACCGAGCCGCTGCCGTCTGCTCCGTTTGGTAGGGGCATGCGTGACGTCCCTCTCGCTCCCTCCCGTTGTGATGAGCATGCCTCGCCGCCGTTGTATGGTACGTCGCCGTCGTCACCACCTTCTCTGCTCGATCTGTCCATTTTAGCTCCGGGAAAGAGTGCACGTCCTACTCAGTTGCGCATATGGGGTAGGGTTTAGGGTTGTTGGCCCTCTTTTTGGTCACGGATGGGGTGCGCACGTAGGCTTTTAGCCGTGGATGGTGAAGTTAGTGGCAGATCCAAATTAGGGTTTCATGAGGCCTTTCGATAGGTTCTTTGTAGATGAACTATGGTTGTACAGAGGTAATTAAGGTTTTGATTGCTCGAATTGTTAGGCAAAGGGTATGCCCTATTTTTTGGTGGAAAATGTTAGCTTCAATTAGGTCACATGCGTCGACCATATGTTGTTTTGTAGATGATCGTTTGTTTGCCAGATCCCCTAAAAGAACATGCTTTTGGACGTGAAAGATCATACATTTGTTTACTGGATATGCCATGAATTCCATGCTTTTGTTCTGGAAATGTCTGAACTTTCAATGTCTGAACCTGTCTAAATTATCTATTTCTGAACCTGTCTGAACATTGACATTTTGGTTAGATTGGTGCAGTTACACTGAGCTATTTGTAGCAAAGATGCTATTAAATAGGATGGTTGGGTCATGTCTTCAAGTGGCTGAACATTTTTGTCTGAACATTGACAGTTTTGTTATTACGGTTTGAACATTGACAATTTTTGGACTGGTGCAGTTACATTGTGTCAGTTTCCTAGCTCAGATGCTCTCAAATAGCATGGTTGTGTCATTGTGTAGTTACGTTGTCTCTTCCCCTCTGTTATTACTGTTTGTCTGAACATTTTGTCATTTCCATTGTTTTCCAGGACCCCTAAGCAACCACTTCTCCGTTGAGGTCATACATGGTGGCTATTTCCTATGTTCAGGCAAGCATAGGGATTATCATAAGGGCCACTCCATTTGGTATGACAACTGTGATATAGGTAATTGGACACCTACAGTTGTTGCCAGTCTGATGGAGGAAATTGGGTATGAGTTTGAGGGCAGGATCAGGGCTTACTGGTGTGTTCCTGGACTGACAGTGTATAAGAATGTTTTAAGAGAAATTAAGTTAGGGGACAACACAATGACAGAGAACATGAAGGATTGTGTTCTGAATGGGAACCATGTCCAGCAGATATTTCTTAATCATGATGACAACATGAGGTCATATATTTCCCCTGTTCCAGTTCATTATGATGATGAGGATCCTCCTTTGGCCAAATTCAGTGGCTTGAGGCCTAAGAAGGAGCAAGTGCAAGAGGAGCAGTCACATCAATTGCAAGTGCAAGAGGATCATTCTGACCAAGTGTAAGAGGACCAGTCACTTCAACTCTAAGTGCAAGAGGATCATTCTGACCAAGTGTAAGAGGACCAGTCACTTCAACTCTAAGTGCAAGAGGAAAATGCTGAGCAAGTGCAAGTGTTACAGGAGCAGACCGAGCAAGATCAATTGTATGAGGTAGAAAGTAAGGAAGAGTCAGAAGAAGAGGAGTACATACCAGGTCCTCCTCAGCTAGGAGAATATATTCATACATTTCAATTTGAGTTCAGGGGCAGAAGGAAAACCTGTAGGGTTTTAAACATGGATGTAGAAGATGGAGTTGGTGATTCAGCAATTCATGATTCTGATGAAGATTTCAATCCACAACTTGTTGATTCAGATATTGATCTGCAAGATGATGATGACTTGTTTGACAGAAATGTTGATTGTGATAAAGGTAAAGGTTTAGCAGTCCAAGAAGAACCTGATGATCCTGTTGAAGATGTGGACCTGTGTTTGCCTTCTTCTGATGAAGACAAGGTTAAGCTgaatttcaaatgtttcagagaaGAAGACCTGTCTAAACCAGAGTTCCAAGTGGGTCAGACATTTGCAAGTGTTGAATTACTAAGGAAAGGTATCAAAGAGTACAGCTGTAGGGAAAGGGTTGACATTAAGTGCCCCAGAAATTATAGGGAAAGACTGCAAGCCATTTGTGAAGAAGGGTGCCCTTGGTCTTTGTTTGCATCATTTGATGGCAGAACAAAATGCTTGATGGTCAAGAAATACAACCCAAAGCATACCTGCATAAATAAATGGTCCGTGAAGTCATTCACTGCTCCCTTCATGGCAGGAAAATATATTGATTCTTTCAGAGCAGATGAAAACATGAACATGAAGAATTTTGCAAGGGTGGTTTAGAAGGAATGGAACATGACAGCTACAAGGAGCAAACTTAGAAGGGCTAAGAGACTAGTCAAGAAGGTCCTTGAGGGAGATGAGTTAGAGCGGTATAGCAACATGTGGGATTATGCACAAGAATTCAGAACATCAAACCCAGGTAGCTCTTTCTATGTGGGTGTCAATGATGGCATATTCGGAAGTTGCTATTTCTCTCTGGATGCCTGCAAAAGGGGTTTCATGCAAGCCTGCAGGCCTGTGATATGTTTAGATGGATGCCACTTGAAGAGCAATTATGGAGGTGTTATGTTGTGTGCTATTGGGATGGATCCCAATGACTGCATTTACCCTCTAGCATTTGCAGTTGTGGAGGTAGAGAACACTCATACATGGAAATGGTTTTTGTCAAACCTGAAGAGTGACTTGGGAATACTCAATACAGAGCCGTGGACTATTATGTCAGACAAGAAAAAGGGGCTGATCAAGGGAGTGAGGCGGCACTTTCCTGATTCAGAGCACAGACATTTGTCAGGCATATATGGCAAAATTTTCAACAAACACACAAAGGAGATGTACTGAAGAACCGGTTATGGAAGTGTGCAAGGAGCACAACACCTGAACTGTGGGCTGCAAACATGGAGGAACTAAAGGCCATGAGCTTGGAAGCCTACACATGGCTTGAGAAACTACCACCAAACACTTCGGCCAGGGGTTTCCAAAGAGAATTGCCTAAGTGTGATATCCTTATGAACAACAACTGTGAGGTTTTCAACAAATATATCCTTGAGGCTAGGGAGATGCTGATCAAATCAATGATTGACAAGATCAAAACCCAGCTCATGGTCAGATTCTACAATAAAAGAAAGGAGGCAGAGAACTGGCCTAGCTCTATATGCCCAAAAATAAGGATAAGAGTTGAAAAGGATATTGAGTTGTCAGCTACATGCATGGTTTTAGGGGCTGGTGATGGTATTTTCTAGGTTGACAACAAGAACATGACATACATTGTTGACATTAAGGAAGAGAGTTGTACATGCAAGAGGTGGGATCTTAGTGGAGTTCCATGTCACCATGCAGTTGCATGCTGCAGACATGAAAGAATTGACCCCGAGACTTTGGTGCACTCTGCTACAGTATTGCGGCATTCAAGCTAGCATACAAACCCATTATCAAGCCTTGCAGAGATAGGAGAGAGTGGAAGAAGATGAATGGGTGTGAAATCAAGCCACCTGCCTATGAAAAAAAGAGTAGGGAGGCCTTCAAACAAGAGTAGGAGAAAGCATCCTTATGAgattgaaaagaaagatggaacAAAGGTAATGACCAGACATAGAGGCACAATAACATGCTCCTACTGCCATGAACAGTGCCATAATATCAAAGGATGCAATAAGAGAAAGGCTGGCATTTTGCCAAAGAAACAAGTGAGAAGGGGCCAAGGGCTATACCTGATGATGTGTCAGATGATACCCAACAAGCTTCTGGCCAagtacctgatgtctactacacaaccttcttcttgtagacgttggtgggcctccaagtgcagaggtttgtacgacagtagcaaatttccctcaagtggatgacctaaggtttatcaatccgtaggaggcgtaggatgaagatggtctctctcaagcaaccctgcaaccaaataacaaagagtctcttgtgtccccaacacacccaatacaatggtaaattgtataggtgcactagttcggcgaagagatggtgacacaagtgcaatatggatggtagataaaggtatttgtaatctgaaaatataaaaacagcaaggtaactaatgataaaagtgagcgtaaacggtattgcaatgtgttgaaacaaggcctagggttcatactttcactagtgcaagtcctctcaacaataataacataattggatcacataactatccctcaacatgcaacaaagagtcactccaaagtcactaatagcggagaacaaacaaagagattatggtagggtacaaaaccacctcaaagttattctttccaatcaatccgttgggctattcctataagtgtcacaaacaaccctagagttcgtactagaataacaccttaagacacaaatcaaccaaaaccctaatgtcacctagatactccaatgtcacctcaagtatccgtgggtatgattatacgatatgcatcacacaatctcatattcatctattcaaccaacacatagaacctcaaagagtgccccaaagttcctaccggagaatcacgacgaaaacatgtgccagcccctatgcataggttcatgggcggaacccacaagttgatcacc
The sequence above is drawn from the Triticum aestivum cultivar Chinese Spring chromosome 7A, IWGSC CS RefSeq v2.1, whole genome shotgun sequence genome and encodes:
- the LOC123146978 gene encoding basic leucine zipper 19 — encoded protein: MDDGDLDFSSMSMGSYFDDLLGGTAEHLACCTHTHTCNPPAHHLPHTHTCHHVHSKFAASASSDAAADSPTEPEDAHATSRSKKRRPSGNRAAVRKYREKKKEHTAVLQEEAARLRAMNEQLTKKVQDHAALEAEAARLRCLLVDVRGRIEGEIGAFPYQRRPAKGDGPGSAGPVMMSSCGFVRTCEQPPVCFHH